Proteins from one Burkholderia oklahomensis C6786 genomic window:
- a CDS encoding class I SAM-dependent methyltransferase, producing the protein MNVTHRTDNGQAAHWNGRAGAAWVDAQQVLDRMFEPFAELLVEAVRAGDGRHVLDVGCGAGATTLAVARLLGERGRCVGVDVSEPLIAAARGRAEREGAPARFVRADAQTHAFAPASFDTIISRFGVMFFENAVDAFANLLHAATPGAALAFVAWRSAAENPFMTTAERAAAPLLPNLPARQPDAPGQFFFGDGRRVQSILAESGWCGIDVRPIDVECTLPARELAGHFSRLGPVGQILPDLDEPARARVVDAVRAAFDPYVRGADVRFTAACWLAGARAPAK; encoded by the coding sequence GCGGCCCACTGGAACGGCCGCGCGGGTGCCGCGTGGGTCGACGCGCAGCAGGTGCTCGACCGGATGTTCGAGCCGTTCGCCGAGCTGCTCGTCGAGGCGGTGCGAGCCGGCGACGGGCGGCATGTGCTCGACGTCGGCTGCGGCGCAGGGGCGACGACGCTCGCCGTCGCGCGGCTCCTCGGCGAGCGGGGCCGCTGCGTCGGCGTCGACGTGTCGGAGCCGCTGATCGCCGCCGCGCGCGGCCGCGCCGAGCGCGAAGGCGCGCCGGCGCGCTTCGTTCGCGCGGACGCGCAGACCCATGCGTTCGCGCCGGCGAGCTTCGATACGATCATTTCGCGTTTCGGCGTGATGTTCTTCGAGAACGCCGTCGACGCATTCGCGAACCTGCTGCACGCCGCGACGCCCGGGGCTGCGCTCGCGTTCGTCGCATGGCGCAGCGCCGCGGAGAATCCATTCATGACGACGGCGGAACGCGCCGCCGCGCCGCTGCTGCCGAACCTGCCCGCCCGGCAGCCGGACGCGCCCGGCCAGTTCTTCTTCGGCGACGGGCGGCGGGTCCAGTCGATCCTCGCCGAAAGCGGCTGGTGCGGAATCGACGTGCGGCCGATCGACGTCGAGTGCACGCTGCCCGCACGGGAGCTGGCCGGCCATTTCAGCCGGCTCGGTCCGGTCGGCCAGATTCTTCCGGACCTCGACGAGCCGGCGCGCGCACGGGTCGTCGACGCGGTCCGCGCCGCTTTCGATCCATACGTGCGCGGCGCCGACGTGCGCTTCACGGCCGCGTGCTGGCTGGCCGGCGCCCGGGCGCCGGCAAAGTGA
- a CDS encoding ABC transporter substrate-binding protein, producing MRTTLRALSLAAVAAGLSFGFASQSAFADDGGKITIMVGGITKLIYLPARLTQELGYFKAEGLDVDLQSQPAGVDAENELLAGAVQGVVGFYDHTIDLQSKGKDVKAIAVLCQVPGEVEMVSTKAAGSIKSMADVKGKTLGVTGLGSSTSFLTQYLAQQHGVAANQYTMLPVGADASFIAAVKQGRIDAGMTTEPTVSVLEKSGDAKALVDMRTLDGTRAALGGTYPAASLYVQSAWADTHKAEATKLAHAFARTMQFIHTHSAEEIAAKMPADYQKDKALYASALKASLPMYTPDGKMPADGPATVLKVLSAFNPSVKGKHIDLSKTYTNEFVNAK from the coding sequence ATGCGCACCACTCTTCGCGCGCTCAGCTTGGCCGCGGTCGCGGCAGGCCTGTCCTTCGGCTTCGCTTCGCAGTCGGCCTTCGCCGACGACGGCGGCAAGATCACGATCATGGTGGGCGGCATCACGAAGCTCATCTACCTGCCCGCGCGCCTCACGCAGGAGCTCGGCTACTTCAAGGCCGAAGGGCTCGACGTCGACCTGCAGTCGCAGCCGGCCGGCGTCGACGCCGAGAACGAACTGCTCGCGGGCGCGGTGCAGGGCGTCGTCGGCTTCTATGATCACACGATCGACCTGCAGAGCAAGGGCAAGGACGTGAAGGCGATCGCGGTGCTCTGCCAGGTGCCGGGCGAGGTCGAGATGGTGTCGACGAAGGCGGCCGGATCGATCAAGTCGATGGCCGACGTGAAGGGCAAGACGCTCGGCGTGACGGGCCTCGGCTCGTCGACGAGCTTCCTCACGCAGTACCTCGCGCAGCAGCACGGGGTCGCGGCGAACCAGTACACGATGCTGCCCGTCGGCGCGGACGCGAGCTTCATCGCCGCGGTGAAGCAGGGCCGCATCGACGCGGGGATGACGACCGAGCCGACCGTGTCGGTGCTCGAGAAGAGCGGCGACGCGAAGGCGCTCGTCGACATGCGCACGCTCGACGGCACGCGCGCCGCGCTCGGCGGCACGTATCCGGCGGCGAGCCTGTACGTGCAGTCCGCATGGGCCGACACGCACAAGGCGGAGGCGACGAAGCTCGCGCATGCGTTCGCGCGCACGATGCAGTTCATCCACACGCACAGCGCGGAAGAAATCGCCGCGAAGATGCCCGCCGACTACCAGAAGGACAAGGCGCTCTACGCGAGCGCGCTGAAGGCGTCGCTGCCGATGTACACGCCCGACGGCAAGATGCCCGCCGACGGTCCGGCGACCGTGCTGAAGGTGCTGTCCGCGTTCAATCCTTCGGTGAAGGGCAAGCACATCGATCTGTCGAAGACTTATACGAACGAGTTCGTGAACGCGAAGTAA
- a CDS encoding DUF2938 domain-containing protein — MSGALAYPVCALLIGTGATAAMDVWALVRKRCFGVPSLDYGLVGRWLGHLARGRLRHAPIAASPRVPGERAIGWLAHYLIGVAFAALLLALWGLGWAYRPTPGPALIVGIGSVAAPFLVMQPAMGAGIAASRTPRPAAARFHSVVTHAIFGIGLYGAGWAANRLGALAMLGLG, encoded by the coding sequence GTGTCTGGCGCGCTCGCTTATCCGGTCTGCGCGCTGCTGATCGGCACGGGCGCGACGGCGGCAATGGACGTCTGGGCGCTCGTGCGCAAACGGTGCTTCGGCGTTCCGTCGCTCGACTACGGGCTCGTCGGCCGCTGGCTCGGCCATCTGGCGCGCGGACGCTTGCGCCACGCGCCGATCGCCGCGTCGCCGCGCGTGCCGGGCGAGCGCGCGATCGGCTGGCTCGCGCATTACCTGATCGGCGTCGCGTTCGCGGCGCTGCTGCTCGCGCTCTGGGGGCTCGGCTGGGCGTATCGTCCGACGCCCGGGCCCGCGCTTATCGTCGGCATCGGCAGCGTCGCGGCGCCGTTTCTCGTGATGCAGCCGGCGATGGGCGCCGGCATCGCGGCGAGCCGCACGCCGCGCCCGGCGGCCGCGCGCTTCCATAGCGTCGTCACGCACGCGATCTTCGGCATCGGCCTGTACGGCGCGGGCTGGGCGGCGAACCGGCTCGGCGCGCTTGCGATGCTGGGCTTGGGTTAG